From the Cryptomeria japonica chromosome 2, Sugi_1.0, whole genome shotgun sequence genome, one window contains:
- the LOC131061688 gene encoding short-chain dehydrogenase reductase 2a has product MAAVAANLSRRLEGKVAVITGAASGIGEATVGLFQKHGAKVIIADIADQLGKNLVQSLSVSPEVTYIHCDVRREEDVSAAVDLAMEKHGKLDIMFNNAGVIDNKTNKAVECDMEEFQRAMNVNLRGVMLGIKHAGRVMIPNKKGCIISTSSIAGIFGGTASYSYTASKHAVIGLTKQGAAEMGKYGIRVNCVSPSGLATVLAFQYFGMNTTNVEEKKVECEAFCNKISKLKNHTLKAHDIAEAALYLASEEAKFVSGHNLMVDGGFTVVNHDWGLY; this is encoded by the coding sequence ATTAGAAGGAAAGGTTGCAGTAATCACAGGCGCGGCATCAGGAATCGGAGAAGCCACAGTTGGGCTCTTTCAAAAGCATGGAGCCAAAGTAATCATTGCTGACATTGCAGACCAACTCGGTAAAAACCTTGTTCAGTCCCTTTCAGTTTCTCCAGAGGTCACATACATCCATTGTGATGTGAGAAGAGAAGAAGATGTAAGTGCAGCGGTGGATTTGGCCATGGAGAAACATGGTAAACTGGACATTATGTTTAATAATGCAGGAGTCATTGACAATAAAACTAATAAGGCCGTAGAGTGTGACATGGAAGAGTTTCAGCGTGCGATGAATGTAAATCTAAGAGGAGTAATGCTCGGAATTAAGCATGCAGGCCGCGTTATGATCCCAAACAAAAAGGGCTGCATAATTTCTACATCGAGCATTGCAGGGATATTTGGTGGAACGGCTTCATATTCATACACAGCTTCTAAGCATGCAGTCATAGGCCTTACCAAACAAGGTGCGGCCGAGATGGGAAAGTATGGTATCAGAGTGAATTGTGTTTCTCCATCTGGTTTAGCCACTGTTCTTGCATTCCAATACTTTGGAATGAATACCACCaatgtagaagagaagaaggtcGAGTGTGAGGCATTTTGTAACAAGATATCCAAATTGAAGAATCATACTCTCAAAGCACATGATATTGCAGAGGCTGCTTTGTATTTGGCCAGCGAGGAAGCTAAGTTTGTAAGTGGCCATAATCTTATGGTAGATGGAGGGTTCACAGTTGTAAACCATGACTGGGGTCTCTACTAA